One Plasmodium cynomolgi strain B DNA, chromosome 12, whole genome shotgun sequence genomic region harbors:
- a CDS encoding nucleoside diphospahte hydrolase (putative) produces the protein MTIEENSNMKDIINSNFEDNKDEKVIIVNENNEFQELKTRKIMRTQNLWHRSTSIFVFTKIDQDYFIYVHKRSKIKDYCPSYYSIGFGGVVSENEDMLSNAVKELEEESGIKKSPEQLFDLGVVKCDTECSRSFVGSYVSRTLVEPCHSMVVFIDPDFQTIPQLNEVEFITRIPLNEFDEFLQKEKFTVISKTVYNHLKDKMTKSALDEIYKKIN, from the exons ATGACCATAGAAGAAAACTCGAACATGAAGGATATCATTAATTCCAATTTCGAGGATAATAAGGATGAGAAAGTGATCAttgtaaatgaaaataatgagtTCCAAGAATTgaaaacgagaaaaattatgaggACGCAGAATTTGTGGCACAGATCtacatccatttttgttttcaccaAAATTGATCAAgactattttatttatgtacacaaaaGATCCAAGATAAAGGACTACTGCCCATCATACTACTCCATTGGTTTCGGTGGAGTCGTTtcagaaaatgaagatatgCTTAGCAATGCTGTAAAGGAGTTGGAGGAAGAAAGCGGGATAAAGAAGTCCCCCGAACAGCTTTTCGATTTGGGTGTGGTCAAGTGTGACACGGAATGCTCCAGGTCCTTCGTGGGTTCCTACGTAAGTCGCACTTTGGTTGAACCATGTCATTCGATG GTTGTCTTCATCGACCCCGACTTCCAGACCATCCCCCAGCTGAATGAAGTCGAATTTATCACCCGTATTCCCCTGAACGAATTTGACGAATTCTTACAAAAGGAGAAGTTCACAGTTATCA GCAAAACCGTGTATAACCATTTGAAAGACAAAATGACTAAATCCGCCTTGGACGAAATATACAAGAAAATCAACTAA
- a CDS encoding hypothetical protein (putative) produces MKLLYICDTRFCTFNSREKKYLFKYWAYSLQDLLNNSSQRDIRLWLVCINLIDYIDVLTFSDPFDYENVKRALENISPHFNLSEKNSGQGNDMAVDPLIAFLRNSEIHKSAEDGKNKLPQLSRALGEYPNFFVKNVELNKINILQISKEILSITFVVSFTLSLQNELVLKCEGRPMVAEVGHSAFVGLSKFPVEFDIRAKALKEGISQHLIYGIPIFLSDTPGGGENLVSLERLSRELHENEQVIILRSNINPTDLKMHEKEVRFLWVGAPMTKAEASVALCLHGLATQETYSLSIEEFYKEHVEEKNEHLSDAKIKEIFNFLILVDEFNPLDYSNERFEYSFKSVRDSLMPLPPRDVISKKRDRKKKTTLLKYAALDDAPTGAENTMPLGGRGNLATRKNNESTKGREILDPRSLLLANMNKAFQKNII; encoded by the exons ATGAAACTTCTCTACATATGTGACACACGTTTTTGCACGTTCAACtcgagggagaaaaaatacttgTTCAAATATTGGGCCTACTCCTTGCAGGATTTGCTCAATAACAGCAGTCAGAGGGACATTCGGCTGTGGCTCGTGTGCATAA accTGATTGACTACATCGACGTGCTAACCTTCTCTGACCCATTCGACtacgaaaatgtgaaaagggcattagaaaatatatctcctcattttaatttaagtGAAAAGAATTCCGGACAAGGAAACGATATGGCAGTGGATCCCCTGATAGCCTTTTTAAGGAACAGTGAAA TACACAAAAGCGCAGAAGACGGGAAGAACAAACTACCTCAACTGAGCCGTGCTTTGGGGGAGTACCCAAACTTCTTCgtcaaaaatgtggaattaaacaaaataaatattttgcaaatatcCAAGGAGATACTATCCATAACGTTTGTCGTTTCTTTCACCCTGAGCTTACAAAACGAG CTCGTACTGAAGTGTGAGGGAAGACCCATGGTGGCAGAAGTGGGACACTCTGCCTTCGTCGGGCTCAGCAAATTCCCCGTTGAGTTTGACATACGGGCAAAGGCGCTAAAGGAGGGCATCTCACAGCACTTG ATATATGGGATACCCATATTTTTAAGCGACACACCTGGGGGTGGGGAAAATTTAGTTTCGCTGGAACGCCTATCCAGGGAGCTCCACGAAAAT GAACAAGTTATCATCCTGAGATCGAACATAAACCCTACGGATTTAAAAATGCA cgaaaaagagGTTCGCTTCTTATGGGTTGGGGCTCCAATGACAAAGGCGGAGGCGTCAGTGGCCCTATGTTTGCAC GGATTAGCTACCCAAGAAACGTATTCCCTGTCGATCGAAGAATTTTACAAAGAACacgttgaagaaaaaaatgagcacctCTCAGACGCAAAGataaaggaaatatttaactttttaattttggttGACGAGTTTAACCCCTTG GACTACAGCAACGAGCGGTTTGAGTATTCCTTCAAGAGCGTTCGCGATTCGTTGATGCCTCTACCCCCCAGGGATGTTATTTCAAAGAAAAG ggatagaaaaaaaaaaacgacgcTCTTAAAATATGCTGCGCTAGATGATGCCCCTACTGGTGCAGAGAACACCATGCCGCTTGGCGGTCGTGGAAACCTGGCCACTCGAAAGAATAACGAATCGACCAAAGGTAGGGAAATCCTGGACCCGCGATCGCTTCTCCTAGCCAACATGAATAAGGCTTTCCAAAAGAACATCATATAG
- a CDS encoding hypothetical protein (putative) yields MEDKKYDPSNRSKENVKFSKYVTSLSFMKKNTNDKEEGIKKKVKYANDEHVWILKEYEEDAEQKNKNNVSLNCLGRKSYKNYNSYVNLYNIEIKKFINSVRKNKPVASMRD; encoded by the exons AtggaagacaaaaaatacgATCCATCAAACAGATCgaaggaaaatgtgaaattcTCAAAATATGTAACCTCGCTAAgctttatgaaaaaaaatacaaatgataaagaagaaggaataaaaaaaaaagttaagtaCGCAAATGATGAGCATGTGTGGATACTGAAGGAGTACGAAGAGGAT gctgagcagaaaaataaaaataatgtttccCTGAATTGCCTCGGAAGGAAAtcatacaaaaattacaacagCTATGTAAATCTCTACAATatagaaattaaaaaatttatcaactCCGTTCGAAAGAACAAGCCAGTCGCTTCCATGAGGGACTGA
- a CDS encoding plasma membrane Ca2+ ATPase (putative): MNNEITKSLFPYEAKFFKGIFDKYIKNEDYNEELKVVRSSKNLMEEVISKENGLNFYLDEHSDDTFLQQCKLEFFRKMLKYVYGRKEKDVPQGGSSSDVGWTGQSVDTVGEQKGKHVIEGIGNVKELHDYFVFNKKINVINSYRIYSYCSNIIQSLPSLTYFSVVKIYLANYPLSVFLSCVYFYTFVTYVCDRENLIEFLGSLFFSLIVTIGCVALTAVHYEKENRMNSIMSKMNNFKENYICRNFIKNKEKGKSKFAPFESKKTIEIKKYSKYFFLKSFLNRINAELFDYEVFKGDKHFSYVQENFKDIIPLGHSPENSEGDAKQGGELTPNGKTLEGKSANMSSVSANISGVTANTPRVSVEGVFPDRRRKTGSKLLSCEEQKDGHVEMNDEERRSKVAAKKKVLLSNESDGENNHSGDIQKVGKCEEGRRNSTEIAKEKKRNLLNYIIFENNIYTINSKNILVGDIVYLFKGDVIPADGILIKSNNMVVDESNILKSEKRWKKKISLDEYMYYYEKSKKRKISVNELRKKKLNYFEILNLKVRMTLKRFSREEGEPNVEIPKGEHNSDETPEGEEKKMDKLNQSGNEKGEENRGSKNNRLVTNFEKLFEYSPLVLSESTVREGTGIMLTTCVSKNKQMFQNTIKDMEESTELEDIINSFSKNVVIIIIFYCILCILFVFIHFLINMVENNMQTFAYNLLMFLLNCIILEILKYLLLSIDQMPLLLQNCIALNWRQIMRENFILKRKNTFEKILFTNMIYVDLERYTKYRCVFFFCNSDICFSTDWDAGADLKVDQKFVSLAKDQGKNTEISRSLFFKMLVQGILTTSNLYHYNENFLYIDLSLLKFLKGFEINDIAQLKEKAQQVQQQKHEEVICFAYKEIELSAKEREEFFQYEDDNDYTFDNKEMNNNMEETYLKYVEQNDYTCVSILVFEKMLRKHFYFDYKMLEANGMSVKVFTKDSMSKVKKLFFDFPHFFENFKLYNAKLVGEEEALDLHYQNEGDRFGNHPQGGDKKNAKDNLQTVEEKNWDGNDYNETSHGEGTNLGNYTLKKGNNKSLGPNKCRSEVLNLKECDDNVMINMTSQNEARKKKHDFLLSNNIFYNCENTELSRLLTISNYYGKNALATNESSVDCEEGSCSLRICDNRGRGESKEKSDIVILNKSLYDFVKLKNFSNCILTNILLFIEYNITLYVCLVIFSTVCTLVNGFEFLNTIQILYIYFVKNVIFHYLSCYRKSSICTVGKMKKQSYDFFKENDINSMICSILSKTVILFLVFFFGHVFIPESKWDFVSPDLRNLFEFSEFSYLTDREQSSYFYTIRSCIRFKKNLENLKIQHVIDVKNDYRSMAEWDTFISPGRHGTILFNIFFLFFFFSYIHIYLKSFLRDIYIYWEMYEGQQTNRFRNYIIPLVGSEREGKKDLSADVRQFMEELKEEGSQSTSLVNTKNVKNSGKGSKNQFENGQAGKNASRKIPPTEEANNGEKQFSILKIASQIISKSSLPNNNFNVMLLNLIWENYMTFIIFFCLLGVHIFVIEFGSFFFNLHVTGLTLLQWVFCFACCLLDFVLYFVTLRLGLFLLPASSFKTFQNLYEPRERSV, translated from the exons aacaaaaaaattaacgtcATAAATAGTTATCGAATTTACAGCTACTGCTCGAATATCATTCAATCCCTTCCCTCGCTCACCTACTTTTCTGTTGTTAAGATATACTTGGCGAATTACCCGTTGAGTGTCTTTTTGTCTTGTGTTTACTTTTACACGTTTGTGACGTACGTGTGTGACAGGGAGAACCTGATAG AGTTCCTGGGGTCGCTGTTCTTCTCCCTCATAGTGACCATCGGCTGCGTGGCCCTGACCGCCGTGCACTACGAGAAGGAAAACAGAATGAACTCGATTATGTCCAAgatgaacaattttaaagaaaattacatatgtcggaactttataaaaaataaagagaaaggaaaaagcaaGTTTGCCCCGtttgaaagcaaaaaaacgatagaaataaaaaaatattccaagTATTTCTTCCTGAAGAGTTTTTTGAACAGAATAAATGCAGAGCTCTTTGACTACGAGGTGTTCAAGGGGGACAAGCACTTCAGTTATGTGCAGGAAAATTTTAAGGACATTATCCCCTTGGGGCATTCCCCTGAGAATTCTGAGGGAGACGCGAAGCAGGGGGGAGAGTTAacgccaaatgggaaaacctTGGAGGGAAAAAGTGCAAACATGTCCAGCGTAAGTGCAAACATATCCGGCGTAACTGCAAACACGCCAAGAGTGAGCGTGGAGGGTGTATTCCCAGACAGGAGAAGAAAGACGGGATCGAAGTTGCTATCCTGTGAAGAGCAAAAGGATGGACACGTAGAGATGAACGATGAGGAAAGAAGATCCAAAGTAGCTGCCAAGAAGAAGGTGCTCCTAAGTAACGAGTCAGACGGGGAGAATAACCACAGTGGAGACATTCAAAAGGTAGGCAAATGTGAAGAGGGCAGAAGGAACTCTACCGAAATagcaaaagagaaaaaaaggaacctaCTAAACTACATAATATTCGAGAACAATATATACACAATTAACAGTAAGAACATTTTAGTAGGTGATATTGTGTACCTGTTCAAAGGGGATGTGATTCCAGCAGATGGAATCCTCATCAAAAGTAACAACATGGTTGTAGATGAGtccaacattttaaaatcagaaaaaagatggaagaaaaaaattagcctTGATGAATATATGTACTACTATGAGAAATctaaaaagaggaagatcAGCGTTAACGAgttaaggaaaaagaaattaaattatttcgaAATACTCAATTTGAAGGTTAGGATGACATTGAAAAGATTTAGTAGAGAAGAGGGAGAGCCAAATGTAGAAATCCCAAAGGGGGAACATAATAGTGATGAGACTccagaaggtgaagaaaaaaaaatggataaattaaatcaaagtggaaatgaaaaaggggaagaaaatcgaggtagcaaaaataatagaTTAGTtacaaattttgaaaaactaTTTGAATACTCCCCTCTTGTCCTGTCAGAATCGACAGTACGAGAAGGAACAGGTATCATGCTAACCACCTGCGTTAGTAAAAATAAGCAGATGTTCCAAAATACAATTAAAGACATGGAGGAGAGTACAGAACTGGAAGACATCATAAAtagcttttcaaaaaatgtggtcattataataattttttattgcatccTCTGCATCCTGTTCGTATTTATTCACTTCTTAATTAATATGGTAGAGAATAATATGCAGACTTTTGCCTACAATTTGCTAATGTTTTTGCTTAACTGTATCATTTTGGAGATCCTCAAGTACCTTTTACTCTCCATTGACCAAATGCCTCTGCTCCTGCAAAACTGCATAGCGTTAAATTGGAGGCAAATAATGCgggaaaattttatcctaaagagaaaaaatactttCGAGAAAATTCTTTTCACTAACATGATTTATGTAGACTTGGAGAGGTACACAAAGTACAGGTGTGTGTTCTTCTTTTGCAATTCGGATATATGCTTTTCCACAGACTGGGATGCAGGGGCAGATCTGAAAGTAGATCAAAAATTCGTTAGCTTGGCTAAGGACCAGGGGaaaaatacagaaatatCGAGGAGTCTCTTTTTCAAGATGCTCGTCCAGGGCATCCTCACGACGAGCAATTTGTACCATTATAATGAAAACTTTCTTTATATAGATTTGTCtctcttaaaatttttgaaggGATTCGAAATAAA CGACATCGCCCAGCTGAAGGAAAAAGCCCAACAGGTGCAGCAGCAAAAACACGAAGAAGTCATATGCTTCGCATACAAAGAAATAGAGTTGAGCGCGAAGGAGAGGGAGGAGTTCTTCCAATATGAAGATGACAATGACTACACATTTGACAACAAAGAAATGAATAACAACATGGAGGAAACTTACCTCAAGTATGTAGAACAGAATGACTACACGTGTGTCTCGATCTTGGTGTTCGAAAAAATGCTGAGGAAGCACTTCTATTTCGATTACAAAATGTTGGAAGCGAATGGCATGAGTGTGAAGGTATTCACCAAGGACAGCATGTCTAAGGTGAAGAAGCTGTTTTTCGAtttccctcatttttttgaaaatttcaaGCTGTACAATGCAAAGTTGGTGGGGGAAGAGGAAGCGTTAGATTTGCACtaccaaaatgaaggagacCGATTTGGTAACCATCCCCAAGGGGGGGACAAGAAAAACGCGAAGGATAATTTGCAAActgtggaagaaaaaaattgggatgGAAATGACTACAATGAGACAAGCCATGGAGAGGGAACAAACCTGGGGAATTACACCCTGAAGAAGGGGAATAACAAATCTTTGGGGCCCAATAAATGCAGAAGTGAAGTTTTAAATTTGAAAGAGTGTGATGATAACGTGATGATAAATAtgactagccaaaatgaagcgagaaaaaaaaagcatgatTTTCTCCTAAgtaacaacattttttacaactgcGAGAATACGGAGTTATCACGTCTGTTGACCATCTCGAATTATTACGGGAAAAATGCACTCGCGACAAATGAAAGCAGTGTAGACTGCGAAGAGGGTTCGTGTAGCCTACGCATATGTGACAACAGGGGTAGAGGagaaagtaaagaaaaaagcgatattgttattttgaataaaagtTTATacgattttgtaaaattgaaaaatttctCAAATTGTATTCTCACCAATATACTCTTATTCATCGAGTATAATATCACCTTGTATGTCTGccttgtcattttttcaacCGTTTGCACCTTGGTAAATGGATTcgaatttttaaataccaTACAAATactttacatatattttgtgaagAACGTCATTTTTCACTACCTATCCTGTTATCGAAAGAGTTCCATATGTACAGTTgggaagatgaaaaaacaaagctACGActtttttaaggaaaatgatataaatagtatgatttgttctattttatcCAAGACggtgattttatttttggtatTTTTCTTTGGACATGTATTTATTCCTGAGTCCAAATGGGATTTTGTGAGTCCAGATTTGAGGAACTTGTTTGAATTTTCAGAATTTTCATACCTTACGGATAGGGAGCAATCCAGCTACTTTTACACCATACGTTCTTGTattcgttttaaaaaaaatttagaaaatttgaaaatacaACATGTTATTGATGTTAAGAATGATTACAGATCGATGGCTGAATGGGATACCTTTATCAGTCCGGGTAGACATGGCACTATTCtgtttaacattttttttctctttttctttttctcctatattcatatttatttgaaGTCGTTTTTGAGggacatatacatatattggGAAATGTACGAGGGGCAACAAACTAACAGATTTAGGAACTACATCATCCCTTTAGTGGGTAGTGAAAGGGAGGGTAAGAAGGACCTCTCCGCAGATGTTCGCCAATTTATGGAGGAGCTGAAGGAGGAGGGGAGTCAATCTACTAGCTTGGTTAACaccaaaaatgtgaagaattcGGGAAAGGGATCAAAGAACCAATTTGAAAATGGACAAGCGGGGAAGAATGCAAGTCGAAAGATACCACCCACGGAGGAAGCGAACAATGGAGAGAAGCAGTTTTCCATACTAAAAATAGCTAGTCAAATAATCTCTAAATCAAGCTTACccaataataattttaatgtgATGTTACTGAACCTTATTTGGGAAAATTACATGacattcataatttttttttgtcttttgggggtacatatttttgtcaTTGAGTTCggctccttcttctttaaCTTACACGTGACGGGATTGACTCTACTGCAGTGGGTATTCTGTTTCGCCTGTTGTCTCCTCGACtttgttctttattttgttactttGCGCCTCGGCCTGTTTCTGCTGCCCGCCAGTTCTTTTAAAACCTTTCAGAATTTGTATGAGCCGCGGGAAAGGAGCGTGTAA